In Spirosoma aureum, a single genomic region encodes these proteins:
- a CDS encoding hybrid sensor histidine kinase/response regulator transcription factor — protein MLTLVLVCPLALAQTTGIRFNHLSIKDGLSHNSVNSILQDSDGFMWFGTNDGLNKYDGYTFTVFQPNSATLTTSFHSNRVSGLCEDKQHRLWAVTEGSGLYEVDRKTGRMIPHAIRGQNAHRWNNQLSIFSDSHGLLWLSTYNGLARYDPNRHYFRLYPSPLQEMPIKSVFEDPQHRLWVATFKGLYAFDRVTGSYKQLTWSAKNGQQPVFNSFYLDASQTLWLGTAGDGLFQLNLRSPSLQLMAYNPNGSINRYICLNAVRSDAQGRLWVGTTDGLQCVNPKIHQVVTYRPESNQPNGLSSTNVQTVYCDRSGTIWAGTDNGIDQQASNRKPFAIYQVKSSIGSANLLENKVNTLLIDKKNQLWLSNQHTVYRTDAAQKRPMAIPASAFGTTNQHTNYIFSMLPDSSAGIWFSTWDGLYQYHQLSNRYEGYPAEVPGQLISRAPNGHIWIGGEGGIASFNPSTRQYTYFKHDPGNKAGLPDKFVYALLASRTGDIWVGINGKGISRLNPKTSYFTHYEAGLTAGQLNNNEVLTFYEDTKGIIWAGTNQGGLNRFDPRTGLFSHFTTQDGLPSNRVVGITGDIAGYLWVTTNKGLCRVDPRTRTIRTYDYNVGLASNEFLENAVFSHHNRLYFGSLNGLISFSPDSIRENSSSFPVVLTDFKVMNQSRPLTDTIIGLNHDENFLSFEFAALTYTLPQQSRYAYRLVGLDESWIQSGTRHFANYTNLTPGDYTFQVKASTSDGLWNEKKAVVHLSIRSPWWATYWAYFGYALLAGGLILGYLRFQTERIRQRQEIELQRREAEQLKTVDELKNRFFANITHEFRTPLSLIISPVEKLLQETDINPPIRQILSLVNRNAQQLLGLINQLLDLAKLEAASMPVVLMHGKVEDFVQQLVDSFQPAADQKGLQLTFTTDNLPDEQQFDADKWSKIVLNLLSNAIKFTPSGGLITVSLKPLADSISDEQTTTLQLIVSDTGTGIPAEALTHIFDRFYQVDTSHTRAYEGTGIGLALVKELTELIGGTIDVESQPGKGTTFTLRLPVQQATIDDEVPVSTLPSSHSLITDRSPVLLTSSRDVAAETAPIDLSSAPLLLLVEDNYDLSGFLANELATSYRIITASNGEEGWHLTQTELPDIVISDVMMPVMDGYELTRRIKSDPSTDHIAVLLLTAKASQPNRIMGLGEGADDYLSKPFHLGELQLRLRNQTRRQEKLREQYHQQLIQPNAVALSAPTPNLFLDRIYKLLEENLSDNSLTVDWLADEMAMSRKTLYRKIDSLTHLAPNELIRHFRLRKAVDLLRSGHNATETAYLVGFKTPSHFSTVFKEYYKKPPSDFLSN, from the coding sequence ATGCTTACACTGGTTTTAGTATGCCCGCTTGCCTTGGCCCAGACAACCGGTATTCGCTTTAACCACCTGTCGATTAAAGATGGGCTTTCTCACAATTCGGTCAATTCCATTCTTCAGGATAGTGATGGGTTCATGTGGTTCGGCACTAACGATGGACTCAATAAATACGACGGTTACACCTTCACGGTCTTTCAGCCCAATTCGGCAACGCTTACTACGAGTTTCCACAGTAATCGGGTATCAGGACTCTGTGAAGACAAACAGCACCGCTTATGGGCCGTAACGGAAGGAAGCGGTCTGTATGAAGTTGATCGAAAAACCGGCCGTATGATCCCCCATGCGATTCGGGGCCAGAATGCCCATCGATGGAATAACCAATTATCGATCTTTTCCGATAGTCATGGCCTGCTTTGGCTCAGTACATATAATGGCCTTGCCCGGTATGACCCTAACAGGCATTACTTCAGGCTATATCCGTCGCCACTACAGGAGATGCCCATTAAAAGCGTTTTTGAAGACCCCCAACATCGTTTATGGGTAGCTACGTTTAAAGGGTTGTATGCCTTCGACCGGGTAACCGGATCATACAAGCAGCTAACCTGGTCCGCAAAAAATGGGCAGCAGCCGGTCTTTAATTCATTCTATCTGGATGCCAGTCAGACGCTTTGGCTCGGTACTGCCGGGGATGGATTGTTCCAACTGAACCTACGCAGCCCTTCCCTACAGTTGATGGCTTATAATCCGAATGGCAGCATCAATCGATACATCTGTCTGAATGCTGTCCGTAGTGATGCACAGGGTAGGTTATGGGTCGGTACAACCGATGGTTTACAGTGCGTTAATCCGAAGATTCACCAGGTTGTGACGTATAGGCCTGAGAGTAATCAACCGAATGGCCTGAGCAGTACGAATGTTCAAACCGTTTATTGCGATCGAAGCGGCACGATATGGGCAGGCACGGATAATGGAATTGATCAGCAGGCTTCGAATCGAAAGCCATTTGCTATCTATCAGGTGAAATCGAGTATTGGTTCGGCCAACCTCCTGGAAAATAAAGTCAATACGCTGCTGATCGACAAAAAAAATCAACTCTGGCTCAGCAATCAGCATACGGTTTATCGAACCGATGCGGCTCAGAAACGACCAATGGCGATTCCTGCCTCTGCTTTTGGAACCACGAATCAGCACACGAACTATATTTTTTCGATGTTGCCCGACTCATCGGCAGGCATCTGGTTTAGCACCTGGGATGGTTTATACCAGTATCACCAGCTATCAAATCGATACGAAGGTTACCCAGCTGAGGTCCCTGGTCAATTAATCAGCCGAGCCCCAAACGGCCATATCTGGATCGGGGGCGAAGGCGGTATCGCGTCCTTTAATCCCAGTACCCGTCAGTACACTTATTTCAAACATGACCCAGGCAATAAAGCAGGGCTCCCCGACAAGTTCGTCTATGCGCTGTTGGCCAGCCGAACGGGCGATATCTGGGTGGGCATAAATGGCAAGGGAATTAGTCGATTAAATCCAAAGACATCGTACTTTACGCATTATGAGGCCGGATTAACAGCTGGCCAGTTAAACAACAATGAAGTTCTCACCTTTTATGAGGACACGAAGGGCATAATCTGGGCAGGCACAAACCAGGGCGGCTTGAATCGCTTCGATCCCCGAACTGGCTTATTCTCCCATTTTACAACTCAGGATGGCCTTCCCAGTAATCGTGTTGTGGGTATAACAGGCGATATAGCAGGTTATTTATGGGTAACTACCAACAAGGGTCTCTGCCGGGTTGATCCCCGTACAAGAACGATCAGAACCTACGACTACAATGTTGGACTTGCCAGCAATGAGTTTCTGGAAAATGCGGTCTTTAGCCACCATAATCGACTTTACTTCGGCAGTTTGAACGGGCTCATTTCGTTTAGTCCAGATAGCATTCGGGAAAATAGCAGCTCGTTCCCCGTGGTCCTCACCGATTTTAAAGTGATGAATCAGAGCAGGCCGCTGACAGATACGATCATTGGTCTGAATCACGATGAGAATTTTCTGTCTTTTGAGTTTGCCGCTTTAACGTATACCCTTCCCCAGCAAAGCCGGTACGCCTACAGGCTCGTTGGGCTTGACGAAAGCTGGATTCAGAGTGGTACGCGCCATTTCGCCAATTATACAAACCTGACTCCCGGAGACTATACATTCCAGGTAAAAGCCTCGACGAGTGATGGACTCTGGAATGAAAAAAAAGCCGTTGTTCATCTTTCCATTCGTTCGCCCTGGTGGGCTACCTACTGGGCTTATTTTGGGTATGCACTCCTGGCCGGTGGCCTCATTCTGGGTTACCTGCGTTTCCAGACAGAACGAATTCGTCAGCGGCAGGAGATAGAACTCCAACGACGGGAAGCCGAGCAGCTTAAGACCGTCGATGAACTGAAAAACAGATTCTTTGCCAACATTACTCACGAGTTTCGTACACCATTGTCATTGATCATCTCACCCGTTGAAAAGCTGCTTCAGGAAACAGACATCAATCCGCCAATTCGTCAGATCTTATCGCTGGTGAACCGGAATGCCCAGCAATTACTGGGGCTTATCAACCAACTCCTGGATTTAGCCAAGCTTGAAGCCGCCAGTATGCCCGTTGTACTGATGCATGGTAAAGTGGAGGATTTCGTTCAGCAACTTGTCGACTCTTTTCAGCCCGCTGCTGACCAAAAAGGGTTACAACTAACCTTTACGACTGACAACTTGCCGGACGAACAACAGTTTGATGCCGACAAGTGGAGTAAAATAGTGCTCAACCTGCTCTCGAATGCGATAAAATTTACGCCATCAGGCGGGCTTATTACGGTTTCGCTCAAGCCGTTAGCTGATTCTATTTCGGACGAGCAAACCACGACCTTACAACTCATCGTTTCAGACACGGGTACGGGCATTCCCGCTGAAGCCCTCACGCATATTTTCGACCGTTTTTATCAGGTCGATACGTCACATACCCGTGCGTATGAAGGCACAGGTATTGGCTTGGCTTTAGTCAAAGAATTAACCGAGCTGATTGGCGGCACAATTGATGTCGAAAGTCAACCTGGTAAAGGCACTACGTTTACCCTGCGTTTACCGGTGCAACAAGCGACAATTGACGATGAGGTTCCTGTATCTACTTTACCCTCCTCCCACTCGCTCATTACGGATCGCAGCCCTGTGTTATTGACCAGTTCAAGGGATGTTGCCGCTGAGACTGCGCCGATTGATCTTTCGTCGGCTCCGTTACTGCTCCTGGTCGAAGATAACTATGATCTGAGTGGGTTTCTGGCTAATGAACTAGCAACCTCCTATCGGATCATTACGGCATCGAATGGCGAAGAAGGCTGGCACTTAACGCAGACCGAACTCCCCGACATCGTGATATCGGACGTAATGATGCCCGTTATGGACGGCTATGAACTCACGCGCCGTATCAAAAGCGATCCATCAACTGACCACATTGCCGTACTCCTGCTTACGGCCAAAGCATCGCAGCCCAATCGTATAATGGGTTTAGGAGAAGGTGCTGATGATTACCTGAGTAAACCATTCCATTTGGGTGAACTTCAGTTGCGTTTACGCAATCAGACCAGGCGTCAGGAGAAACTGCGTGAACAATATCATCAGCAACTCATCCAGCCCAATGCAGTGGCCTTATCCGCACCAACGCCGAACCTGTTTCTGGATCGCATCTATAAGTTACTGGAAGAAAATCTTAGCGACAACTCCCTAACAGTTGACTGGCTGGCCGATGAAATGGCGATGAGCCGTAAAACACTTTATCGCAAAATTGACAGCCTGACTCATCTGGCACCAAACGAATTGATCCGTCATTTCCGGCTCCGGAAAGCCGTCGACTTATTAAGGTCTGGTCATAATGCTACGGAAACAGCTTATCTTGTTGGCTTCAAAACGCCATCGCACTTCTCTACTGTTTTCAAGGAATATTACAAAAAACCACCTTCCGATTTCCTGTCAAATTAA
- a CDS encoding LytTR family DNA-binding domain-containing protein — translation MQARPGAGVRHQIEPDSVIAVTADGNYSYIHLINGERLYVSRTLSWFTQRWPELLRIHKHALINPGFINQYQLKMGKRPIGHVVMKTNLRLEVSRRRIREVETFLGQQS, via the coding sequence ATGCAAGCAAGACCCGGTGCTGGCGTACGCCACCAGATTGAGCCAGACAGTGTGATCGCTGTCACAGCTGATGGGAATTATAGCTATATACACCTGATAAATGGAGAGCGTTTATACGTTAGCCGGACGCTTAGCTGGTTTACTCAGCGATGGCCTGAATTACTTCGGATTCATAAGCATGCCCTTATCAATCCAGGATTTATTAATCAATATCAGCTAAAAATGGGAAAACGACCAATTGGCCATGTTGTCATGAAAACGAATTTGCGCCTTGAAGTATCCCGCCGGCGTATCAGGGAAGTTGAAACCTTCCTGGGGCAGCAATCTTGA
- a CDS encoding LytTR family DNA-binding domain-containing protein, whose product MSTLTNPSSLYRVEVPSFTHLRPNTQIVYLRGSVQYTYIYYEDGQVDLMSYSIKRLSALRPNLLRVHKGYAVNPAYIVNIRHENLRNTDLTVQLNNKQIIIPVSRRQAKVVITALRLTWAN is encoded by the coding sequence TTGTCTACACTTACCAATCCATCCAGCCTTTACCGCGTTGAAGTTCCATCTTTTACGCATTTGAGACCAAATACGCAGATAGTTTATCTCCGGGGTTCGGTTCAGTACACTTATATTTATTACGAGGATGGCCAGGTTGATCTAATGAGCTATTCGATTAAGCGATTATCGGCATTACGTCCAAATCTACTGAGGGTTCATAAAGGGTACGCGGTTAATCCGGCCTATATTGTCAATATCCGGCATGAAAATCTACGCAATACCGATTTGACGGTACAGCTAAATAACAAACAGATCATCATACCCGTATCCCGTCGACAGGCCAAAGTGGTTATTACAGCCTTACGATTAACCTGGGCCAATTGA
- a CDS encoding alpha/beta fold hydrolase, with product MPILRFETEPGFFVTADAEGDSANPPVLLLHGGGQTRHSWGDTARFLADAGWYAIALDARGHGDSDWSTEGHYEIDYLARDLRAVIAQLNQKPALVGASMGGMTALIAEGERPADTDPICSAIVLVDIAPRAEQKGIERIFAFMSRNLNGFASLDEAAEAVASYLPHRPRPSDHSRLEKNLRFRQGRYYWHWDPSMLNLWRQHTGPAHNTRNEERLYRAAHSLTVPTLIVRGGISDVVSEKVMIEFLDTVPHVQSVSVADAGHMVAGDSNHAFTKAVINFLTSELATK from the coding sequence ATGCCAATTCTCCGATTTGAAACAGAGCCGGGTTTCTTTGTCACAGCCGACGCTGAAGGTGACTCCGCCAACCCGCCTGTTTTACTGCTGCATGGGGGTGGGCAAACACGCCATTCTTGGGGCGATACTGCACGCTTTCTGGCCGATGCCGGCTGGTATGCGATCGCTCTCGATGCACGCGGCCACGGTGATAGCGACTGGTCGACCGAGGGGCATTACGAGATTGACTACTTAGCCCGTGATTTACGGGCTGTGATTGCTCAACTCAACCAGAAACCTGCTCTGGTAGGTGCATCGATGGGTGGCATGACGGCACTTATCGCCGAAGGTGAACGGCCAGCCGATACTGACCCTATCTGTTCGGCCATTGTTCTCGTCGATATTGCTCCGCGCGCGGAGCAGAAGGGCATCGAGCGAATTTTTGCGTTTATGAGTCGCAACTTGAACGGCTTTGCCAGTCTGGACGAAGCTGCGGAAGCAGTAGCCTCCTATCTTCCCCATCGCCCCCGACCGTCGGATCATAGTCGCCTTGAGAAAAATCTTCGCTTTCGTCAGGGCAGGTATTATTGGCATTGGGACCCTAGCATGCTCAATTTATGGCGCCAGCATACGGGACCTGCTCACAATACCCGAAACGAAGAACGACTCTACCGGGCTGCCCACTCGTTGACGGTTCCGACGTTGATTGTGCGGGGTGGTATCAGTGATGTTGTGAGTGAAAAGGTGATGATCGAATTTTTAGATACAGTGCCTCATGTTCAGAGCGTCAGTGTAGCCGATGCCGGCCATATGGTTGCCGGAGACTCAAATCATGCATTTACGAAGGCCGTCATAAACTTTTTAACAAGTGAATTAGCGACTAAGTAA
- a CDS encoding MFS transporter, protein MKNVPRILTAWTIYDWANSVHSLVIVSSIFPVYFSATALNETGGPMIDFLGLSIKNSVLFSYTVSAAFLFTALLSPVCSAIADYSGQKKTFMKFFCYTGAISCSLLYFFTQETTTLAVICFWLSLIGWSGSIVFYNSYLPDIATEDQFDRVSARGFSMGYIGSVALMILNLLVILKRDWFGNISEGMASRIAFLTVGLWWIGFAQIPFSRLPDGTRKVKKAGNYILNGFKELRHVWAELQDRPLAKRFLISFFVYNMGVQTVMYVATIFGSDELKLPGQSLIITILLIQLVAIPGAYGFSRLSERLGNTYALMTAVVIWIAICACAYFVQTESQFFALAAVVGLVMGGIQSLSRSTYSKLIPASNDTASYFSFYDVTEKLSIVFGTLVYGLIEQVTGSMRNSVLALLVLFVIGFVLLMRIPSQKIYGVRLENAEVL, encoded by the coding sequence ATGAAAAACGTCCCCCGTATCCTGACAGCCTGGACCATTTACGACTGGGCTAATTCGGTGCATTCACTGGTCATTGTATCCAGTATTTTTCCCGTTTATTTTTCGGCTACCGCCCTCAATGAGACTGGTGGCCCGATGATTGACTTTCTGGGGCTTTCGATCAAAAATTCGGTCCTCTTTTCATATACCGTCTCGGCGGCTTTCCTGTTTACGGCCCTGCTGTCGCCTGTTTGCTCGGCCATCGCCGATTATAGCGGACAGAAAAAAACGTTCATGAAGTTTTTTTGCTATACGGGGGCCATTAGTTGTAGCCTGCTCTATTTTTTCACTCAGGAAACGACCACGTTAGCCGTTATCTGCTTCTGGCTGAGCCTGATTGGCTGGAGTGGCAGTATTGTTTTTTACAACTCATACCTGCCCGACATCGCCACCGAAGACCAGTTCGATCGGGTGAGCGCCCGCGGTTTTTCGATGGGCTACATTGGCAGTGTTGCGCTGATGATCCTGAATCTGCTCGTAATCCTTAAACGCGACTGGTTTGGTAATATCTCCGAAGGTATGGCCTCCCGTATCGCTTTTCTGACGGTCGGGCTTTGGTGGATCGGTTTTGCGCAAATTCCGTTCAGTCGACTACCGGACGGAACAAGGAAGGTAAAAAAAGCGGGCAATTACATTCTGAACGGATTTAAAGAACTGCGCCACGTCTGGGCTGAACTTCAGGACCGACCGCTGGCCAAACGGTTTCTGATTTCTTTTTTTGTCTACAACATGGGCGTTCAGACGGTAATGTACGTAGCAACCATTTTCGGGAGCGACGAGCTTAAACTACCCGGCCAGAGCTTAATTATTACGATTTTGCTCATCCAGCTGGTTGCCATTCCCGGTGCCTATGGCTTCTCCCGATTATCGGAACGACTGGGAAACACTTACGCCCTGATGACGGCTGTAGTCATTTGGATCGCGATCTGTGCCTGTGCCTATTTCGTACAAACCGAATCCCAGTTTTTTGCCCTTGCTGCCGTTGTTGGGCTGGTTATGGGCGGTATTCAATCACTCTCACGTTCGACCTATTCTAAACTGATTCCGGCTTCGAACGATACCGCTTCCTATTTCAGCTTCTACGACGTAACCGAAAAATTATCCATCGTGTTTGGCACCCTGGTCTACGGTCTGATCGAGCAGGTAACGGGCAGTATGCGCAACAGTGTTCTGGCCCTGTTAGTCCTGTTCGTGATCGGGTTTGTACTTTTAATGCGAATTCCATCACAAAAAATTTACGGTGTACGTTTGGAGAACGCAGAAGTTTTGTAA
- a CDS encoding ELWxxDGT repeat protein has translation MNVFYKQVFIPLLVLLLATNLISHAQTRIKDIRPGASSSSPEQLTSINGTLYFVANDGIHGKELWKSDGTEQGTVLVKDITSGVEDGQVQHLTNVNGILFFSAKIISAFGPANELYKSDGTADGTVELLDGQGNKAESKNPDNLTNLGGILYYTNTLSLGGYSYTNLLKSNGTNAPGTGRITYLPSEPPNFFKISQLTVLNGILYFTYGGALWQSDGSLVGTVKVKTIAPGPGNIEIQNMINVNNTLFFTADDGQSSGVRRLWKSDGTANGTVKLKDGIGNPAEAPNPANLTNVNGTLYYTSSIAKGGYGYWGLFKSDGTDSPGTSFVGTFIKSTADTPLIDTNIPYDATANQAASPSSLIDVGGTLYFVFAGNLWKSNGTSAGTIKVANAVNPSLLTNVNGTLYFLSGPGSIYKTDPSANSAVAVFTSSDPTYNLTNVNGTLFFTHADPATTGVELYKLDSASPPSDFSITGVTNVNCSELTAGLRSLTFTPTYAGINGQPISFSVVNELSPTLSAGPYTLSLYTDNPVITLKATQTGTASEVSYVYNWLAACESNPPPSADFAITGVTSVNCATVSAGLRSLTFTPTYAGINGQPISFSVVNELLPTFNSGPYTLNLYTDNPVITLKATQAGTATEASYVYNWLAACGQGARIGDESISALQVKLLGNPVHNAVDVEVTSAEGSHLNLSLTDMQGNLIGYNKTEQAHVTERFRFSVSDQSAGVLLLRVSTNRETKTVRIVKTN, from the coding sequence ATGAATGTGTTCTACAAACAGGTATTTATCCCATTACTGGTATTATTACTCGCAACAAATCTCATTAGCCATGCCCAAACCCGCATCAAGGACATCAGGCCAGGAGCCAGCTCGTCTTCTCCTGAACAACTGACCAGTATTAACGGTACTTTGTATTTTGTCGCCAACGATGGTATCCATGGCAAAGAACTCTGGAAATCGGACGGCACGGAGCAGGGCACGGTTCTGGTTAAAGACATTACTTCAGGTGTAGAAGACGGACAGGTTCAACATCTGACGAATGTAAATGGGATATTATTTTTCAGCGCTAAAATTATCAGCGCGTTCGGGCCGGCAAATGAGCTTTATAAATCGGATGGGACAGCCGATGGCACAGTCGAATTGTTAGACGGACAAGGCAATAAAGCTGAAAGTAAAAATCCAGACAATCTGACGAATCTGGGCGGTATTCTCTACTACACCAATACCCTTTCACTGGGTGGCTATAGCTACACCAATCTCTTGAAATCCAATGGAACCAATGCGCCTGGTACTGGACGAATTACATACCTACCCAGTGAACCACCTAACTTTTTTAAAATCTCGCAATTAACAGTTCTGAACGGTATCCTTTATTTCACCTATGGCGGAGCTCTCTGGCAATCAGATGGTTCACTAGTGGGAACTGTTAAAGTAAAAACTATTGCGCCGGGTCCCGGAAACATCGAAATCCAGAATATGATTAACGTCAACAATACACTGTTCTTTACGGCCGACGATGGTCAAAGTTCAGGGGTAAGAAGGCTATGGAAATCGGATGGCACTGCCAACGGTACGGTAAAACTCAAAGACGGGATCGGAAATCCGGCCGAAGCCCCAAACCCTGCCAACCTCACCAATGTCAACGGGACCTTGTACTATACAAGCTCAATAGCAAAAGGGGGCTATGGCTACTGGGGACTCTTCAAATCCGATGGTACGGATTCTCCCGGAACCAGCTTTGTGGGGACTTTTATTAAATCAACGGCAGACACGCCACTCATCGATACGAATATTCCCTATGATGCGACCGCAAATCAGGCTGCTTCTCCTTCCAGTCTTATCGACGTGGGAGGAACACTCTACTTCGTTTTTGCCGGTAATCTCTGGAAATCGAACGGTACTTCGGCGGGTACGATAAAAGTAGCGAACGCTGTTAACCCGAGTTTGCTGACAAATGTCAACGGAACCCTTTATTTTCTAAGCGGGCCAGGTTCAATTTATAAAACAGATCCGTCGGCCAATTCAGCAGTAGCTGTTTTTACATCGTCAGACCCTACTTATAACCTGACGAATGTAAACGGAACCCTTTTCTTTACCCATGCCGATCCTGCAACAACGGGTGTAGAACTTTATAAGCTGGATTCGGCCTCTCCCCCGTCTGACTTTTCAATTACAGGTGTAACGAATGTGAACTGCTCCGAACTGACGGCTGGTCTGCGTTCACTGACATTCACCCCGACCTATGCCGGTATCAATGGTCAACCTATAAGCTTTTCGGTGGTTAATGAACTATCGCCTACACTTAGCGCAGGGCCTTATACCCTTAGCTTGTATACCGACAATCCAGTCATTACCTTAAAAGCGACCCAGACTGGAACGGCTTCAGAAGTCAGCTATGTGTACAACTGGCTGGCTGCCTGCGAGTCAAATCCTCCACCTTCCGCAGACTTTGCCATTACGGGGGTAACATCCGTCAATTGTGCTACCGTATCAGCTGGTCTGCGTTCGCTGACATTCACCCCGACCTATGCCGGTATCAATGGTCAGCCCATAAGCTTCTCAGTCGTTAATGAACTATTGCCAACCTTCAACTCCGGGCCCTATACGCTTAACCTGTATACCGACAACCCGGTCATTACGTTAAAGGCGACTCAGGCTGGAACGGCTACCGAAGCCAGTTACGTCTACAACTGGTTGGCGGCCTGCGGACAGGGAGCACGAATTGGAGACGAATCTATTTCTGCACTTCAGGTAAAGCTGCTGGGAAATCCAGTGCATAATGCTGTTGATGTTGAGGTAACCAGTGCTGAAGGATCTCATTTAAACCTATCGTTGACCGATATGCAGGGGAATCTGATTGGATATAACAAGACCGAACAGGCTCATGTGACCGAGCGGTTTCGCTTTTCGGTATCCGATCAATCGGCTGGTGTCTTACTGCTACGGGTTAGTACCAATCGTGAAACAAAAACGGTGCGAATCGTAAAAACAAATTGA
- a CDS encoding MFS transporter translates to MKQQGISFPKTRARYGMLALVFVNVVINYLDRSNLSVAASALSKDLQLAPEQLGYVFSAFGWTYALLQIPGGLVADRFGPRVLYAFCLITWSIATLCQGFVKGFASLFSLRLATGAFEAPSYPINNRIVTSWFPDHERASAISMYVSGQFIGLAFLTPVLVTVQAYAGWKGLFIGTGMVGIVWGVIWYLFYRDPLKHSGVNEAELAYIEEGGGLFRGKKSGTSQTVWSWANLRQVFSSRTLWGVYIGQFAVNATLWFFLTWFPTYLVQYRGLDFIKSGYLASVPFLAACAGLLLSGFVSDYLVKTGTSVSVARKAPIIAGLLLSISIIGANYTNDTAMIIFFMALAFFGSGMALISWVFVSILSPKHLIGLTGGVFNFMGNLASIVVPIVIGYLAKGGNFKPALVFIGALGLVGACSYIFLVGKIERVVVREHTREKIPN, encoded by the coding sequence ATGAAACAGCAAGGTATATCCTTCCCTAAAACACGGGCACGTTACGGGATGCTGGCGCTCGTATTCGTCAATGTTGTGATCAATTACCTGGATCGGAGTAACCTCTCGGTAGCCGCTTCTGCGTTAAGCAAAGATTTACAACTGGCTCCCGAGCAGTTAGGGTATGTTTTTTCGGCATTCGGGTGGACCTATGCGTTGCTGCAGATTCCCGGCGGACTGGTTGCTGACCGTTTTGGCCCTCGTGTACTCTATGCTTTCTGCCTGATTACCTGGTCAATAGCAACATTGTGCCAGGGCTTTGTCAAAGGTTTCGCCAGTTTGTTCTCGCTTCGGCTGGCAACCGGTGCATTTGAGGCACCATCGTATCCCATCAACAACCGGATCGTAACAAGCTGGTTCCCCGATCATGAACGGGCGTCGGCCATTTCCATGTATGTTTCCGGGCAGTTCATCGGACTGGCATTTCTGACCCCAGTTCTCGTGACCGTTCAAGCGTATGCGGGCTGGAAAGGTTTGTTTATTGGCACCGGCATGGTCGGTATCGTGTGGGGAGTGATCTGGTATCTGTTCTACCGTGACCCACTAAAGCATTCGGGCGTCAATGAGGCTGAATTAGCGTATATTGAAGAAGGGGGTGGACTGTTCAGGGGGAAGAAGTCCGGAACATCACAGACCGTGTGGAGTTGGGCAAATTTGCGTCAGGTCTTTTCCAGCCGAACCTTATGGGGTGTTTATATTGGGCAGTTTGCCGTTAATGCCACACTCTGGTTTTTTCTGACCTGGTTCCCCACGTATCTGGTGCAGTATCGGGGTCTGGACTTCATTAAATCCGGGTATCTGGCATCCGTACCGTTTCTGGCTGCCTGCGCCGGTTTACTCCTGTCTGGATTTGTATCCGATTATTTAGTTAAAACCGGAACCTCGGTCAGTGTCGCCCGAAAGGCTCCAATCATTGCCGGACTACTTCTGTCGATAAGCATTATCGGAGCCAATTATACCAACGATACCGCCATGATCATTTTCTTCATGGCACTGGCATTCTTTGGGTCTGGTATGGCCTTGATTTCGTGGGTATTTGTGTCAATCCTGTCACCGAAACACTTAATAGGCTTGACGGGTGGCGTCTTTAATTTCATGGGAAATCTGGCGTCTATCGTGGTTCCGATCGTTATTGGTTATCTCGCAAAAGGGGGCAATTTTAAACCCGCTCTTGTCTTTATCGGTGCCTTAGGATTAGTAGGCGCTTGTTCCTACATATTTCTGGTTGGAAAAATAGAACGGGTGGTTGTCCGCGAGCATACAAGAGAAAAAATACCGAACTGA